The Leptospira sp. WS39.C2 genome contains a region encoding:
- the hisF gene encoding imidazole glycerol phosphate synthase subunit HisF — MDELTKRVIPCLDIKGGRVVKGVQFVNLIDAGDPVSCAVAYEENKADELCFLDITASSDKRDILLHLVEEVANKLFIPFTVGGGIRTIDDVKAVLNKGADKVSINTSAFQNPKLLKDASEIYGSQCIVCAIDVKFHPERKRYEVYLNGGRKETGREALDWGREAYEMGAGEILLTSMDKDGTKDGFDINLMKTFTSNLSIPIIASGGAGNPEHMAEVILRGGADAVLAASIFHFGEFSIQETKQTMKEMGIKVRL; from the coding sequence ATGGATGAGTTAACCAAAAGAGTAATTCCCTGTTTGGATATCAAAGGGGGAAGGGTTGTTAAAGGTGTTCAATTTGTTAATTTAATTGATGCAGGAGATCCTGTCTCCTGCGCTGTTGCCTATGAAGAAAACAAAGCTGACGAACTTTGTTTTTTGGATATAACAGCTTCCTCTGACAAACGAGATATTCTTTTGCATTTAGTTGAAGAAGTTGCAAACAAACTTTTCATTCCTTTCACGGTTGGCGGTGGGATTAGAACCATAGATGATGTCAAAGCTGTGCTCAATAAAGGTGCTGACAAAGTTTCTATTAACACAAGTGCCTTTCAAAATCCAAAACTCCTGAAAGATGCAAGCGAAATATATGGTTCTCAATGCATTGTATGTGCCATTGATGTTAAATTCCACCCAGAGAGAAAACGTTACGAAGTTTATTTGAATGGAGGGCGAAAAGAAACAGGGCGTGAAGCTTTGGATTGGGGACGGGAAGCGTACGAAATGGGTGCGGGTGAAATTTTACTCACATCAATGGACAAAGACGGAACCAAAGACGGATTTGATATCAATCTTATGAAAACTTTTACCTCCAATTTATCCATTCCTATCATTGCCTCTGGAGGCGCAGGGAATCCAGAACATATGGCTGAAGTCATTTTACGTGGTGGGGCAGATGCAGTTCTTGCAGCATCAATCTTTCATTTTGGAGAGTTTTCCATCCAAGAAACAAAACAAACAATGAAAGAAATGGGTATCAAAGTTAGGTTATGA